The region GCTTGAGTTTGCTTGAGTTTAAAAGGTTTGCTTGAGTTTGCTATTAAGAAGAGCCATTTCATATTTGATGGCGACTATTACGATCAAATTGATGGCGTTGCAAAGGGGTCACCTTTAGGCCCTGTGTTAGCCAACATCTTTATGTGCCACTTTGAAGAGAAGTGGGTTTTTAATAGCATAGGTCGTCCTTCTATTTGGTTTCGTTACGTTGATGATACTTTCACTCTTTTTGACAGTAAAAGCAATGCTCTTGAATTTCTTCAGTATGTCAATAGCTGTCATGTTAACATCAAATTTACTATAgagtttgaagaaaataatgtaattcCGTTTCTTGATGTACTTATCAAACGTCATAATCatattttttcaacatcaattTATCGCAAGAAAACTTTCACTGGTCTTTACACTAAATGGGACTCGTTCACTCCTagaaaatacaaagtaaaTCTGATCCGTAATCTCACTTTTCGTTGTTTCCGGATTTGCTCCTCGCCTCGTCTGCTACAGTTGTCCTTGAATGAACTTAAGAAGTTGCTGTCACAAAACGGTTACCCCAGGGGTGTTGTTAATTATAACATGAATGATGTCTTACAAAAGCAGCAAAACAAACCATTAACGCCAACCATCACAGTCCccaaaaagaaatgttcttaGTTTTACCTTATTTAGGCCTACAAAGCAAAATCgctaataaacaaattatgtcGTGTAttaacagtgccgtagcaaggggaggggccgggggggcccgtgcccccccagttttttgcctaaaaagtaaaaacagacctctataaaatgttggaaataaaatattatcaagcaactgtttgggacgttttcaaaaaacgacctgccgatgaagtctacgtttacctctaaggcaactaggacagtttaaactacgaacttactatgatgactctgaaaggtgaaacatttgctggtttcaagatacagagatagtcggttttctatttagtaattgacgttgcaaatgttatactctcaatgtacattggtttgctgagacagtgtgtgaagtaaataattcgcgatatgcataaatcacatatcgctcttggagaacgctggaaatagcatttccaagcctctagctttcaaaattttctgggggagcatgcccccagacccccctagcggctcgcgcctccggcgctcacgtgcccccccagttatattacccttgtTACGGCACTGATTAATAAATTCTACGGGTGGATTGACCTTAGAGTGATTTTTCAAAGTACTCGCCGCATtaaatctttctttccttACAAAGATAGACTTAGCCGTGGCCAAATGGCTAAGATTGTATATAGAGCTGCCTGTTGGGACTGCAATGATTTTTATATCGGAAAAACCAAAAGACGATTGCATGACagaaaaactgaacattttaaagcatTAACAAATGGTCATCATACGTTGGCTCTTGCGGATCATGTTACATCAACTGGCCACAGTTTAAAATaggatcattttgaaattttagcgAAAGGGCGATCCGACACTcactgtaaaataaaagagacacTGCTGATCAAAGAATTAAAGCCGACCTTAAATGAATATGTCAGCAGCGAAAAGCtgtctttattaatttttatttgtcaccgctgtttgtgtgttatttctgatcaaaaagtaaatttgtctggtacaatgtttaaataagcgccTCCCTCGAATAAGcaccgccctcgaataagcgccgcacttgtggcgcgaaaatttaaataagcgccgcggcgcttattcgagtaaatacggtatccAGAAAGTATGGATCCACCCAGAATTCGAAGAGATTACGAATAATAAAAGACTGTGttgatttaaattttcattaacTGAGATAGTCATTATATAAGGCCactgaaaagaatgaaaaaataggCTAAGAGAGGGATAGTCTCcctcgcagccgtctttcgggatgtcatgCAACGCTCCCCCTGAAGAAAGCTTTTTGTCGGGGGAGCGTTGTGTGACATCCCTTAAGACAGCTGCCAAGGAGACTAAGAGAGGCACTGATCAAACGGAATGAAGAAGACTGTTTTTAATACGATATTTCGACCATTCAATTCATTAGGCGTGGGTAGCACTAAGCATCAGTCATTCACAAAGGGTGGGTAGCACTAGTCACTATTCACTtgataactcaataggttttgagACTACCTATCCAGTGTCATTTATCCGCTGAATAGCGCTATTCacattttgaacaactggggcctggggcctgtttctcgaaagtcccgtgAACATCtcggcccgaaaagccagttgtacAACTGCAacccgcttgttttgaaaagctgatcttttaacatgtctttaatggaagaaaaaccaagaggattgccaAGTTTGCTGGGTGAGACCTTCGAATTCgccgttgcgaagatataaagggaatttgTGGTACCCGAAATaagcccgaaaagtttcgtgACTGGCCCCTGGTCTATTTGAAAAGATGGACTTAATGATATAAAGCACGCATACGATACATCACATGCAGCTCATAGTATTTATTAAAACGTCAAAGTTCAAGTATCTTAGCTCCCAGTGGGTTTGGAATTTGGCAAGTCATTCTTAAAGTGCCCCAACTCTTTCGAAGTTTTTCAATGGAGTGGCTGTTGGTGTTCAAGTGtccaaaaattgatttttaaatCAACTTACCGTGTTGTTGGCAAACCAAGTTATGTCTCCCTCATTTCcagtataaaataaaattggacCACTTTTTTCCCAGTTTTTAGTGGAGATCAGGTAACGCTGCAGGAAGGTTTGGTTGGTTTTGAAATTGAAGTGATCCAGCTGTGCAAATTATTCAAACCGAAAACACTTTGTCAGTAAGTTAAAGGCACACATTTGGAACTTGAGCCAATCGGACTCAACGTCTATTGGAGGCTAACAAGTGAGATCAATAGAAAGTTAAAAATCTTTTTCGCACGTAATGTTAGGAATAACTTCTGGTTTAGACTCCACGCCTTTGCGCCATGAGTgattttttccaattatttAGCCAATCTGCACGAGAAACGAAGAGTTTGTCAGTctataaaaaaatgtaatatttAAACACCAAAGATCTTAACTTAAAATTAAACCTAAAAATTGGATGCTTTTCAAGAGAAATGACGTGACAAAAATGTGCCCCAACAAAAGTCACGCCTCATTCAAGCTGTGATACCGAGGACCAAAATATGGCAAAGACTGCTTTATTTGTAACTTGGTAGTGTTAACGGCGTGTTAATATAAAAATTACATCTTACCTTTTGGCGAAACGATCGCGTCTCGTAATTGCAGTATCGACATACATATCGTTTGGCGTGATGCCTAAAATCCTTGCTCTGTGGACGAGGAAATCTCGCTCGAAGACGAAACGCTTCGCTCATAGAAAGAACGGCGAGAATAAGGATAACCGCACGATACATCTCAGCTGCTCCCATTATGGTTGACCCGCATGTCAGGCATCTGAAGCGAGACTTGTCGGTTCCTAGACGAAATTTTATACCCTCTACGACGAACAATATGACTGCCTCGTGATGGGTCGCATGACTTTGCAGATCTCGGGAATCCCTCCGAGCTGAAAGCTGTCCCGGtgagtttatttatttcagaTGTCAGTGTAAATCTCTGGTTAGATCTATCGATGAAAGAATATTCGATTGGGAGTACTTCGTGTattattgatttgattttcagGTAGTTTTTTCTTGGTGTTAAATGGAGCATGTGATCGAACGGGTTGCATGGCCGTgccaataaaacaaaacatgtgtGACATATCTTTTAAACTAGGCTGCTACGaactgttttaaaataaaaaattaagtaaaaataatttaggGGCGAACCATTTGACTTTTGAGCGGGGGAAAGGGGTtggaagattttgaaaaaatatttcctgTGGCCtttcaagcaaagaaacaaattctttGGATGGCCAGGTCTGACAAAAATCATGCATGCGTTGTGCagccgaaaaaaaatttttacaaatcACAGAAGGCCCATCCCTACCTGTGGTCTACCAAATCTGAGTCGTTTACATACAAGCTACTCTTTTATTCAATAAAGCGAGGTTTTCTAGAAAAGGGAAGTTCGTACTAAGTTCATAGAGTCttataaataaattagttATCTAATCCCTTTTCTGGCATGACAATCTTTTAAGCATCAAtaagtaaaattattatttcgcTGATACGCGACCGATTGAATCAAAACTCTTGCATTCAGTGAGGAATATGATTGATTCAAGGCCTCATATCAATAAAACTGATTGCTTTTATGTTTGAAAAGGTCAGCACACAGCAACTCATACACACAAACACTCAACCTTTAACTTCAACGATTATTGTGGATTTAATGTTGTATGCTAGTCTTAGCAATACACTGTACAATGGTAAACATTTACAAAATTTCCTTTGAGGTGTGTCCCATTCGACCgaatgaagtgaaaaaaaaaatcctgtaGAAGATAATCtcctaaaaaataattatcgcGCTGCTTTTCGACTGAAAAAAATACCTGCGTTGTTGGTCAGATGGGAAAAAAAGATCTTGCCACTGAAAAATATTCCAACCCCCCTCCGCCCCCAGCTCAAAAGTCAAATGGCTCGCCCCTTACTTTTCTTTTAGGTTCAGTTTTTCTTAGgtgcgtgccacacgtgcagcaagATTATCTgtctttcaaccaatcacattgctGACTTGTGACGATTCCTGAGCTCCCTTttatttaacaacaacaacaacaaacggctttaaaaataaataggacGGAACTTTAATGAATCGCTGTGTAGTCCAAATTCATGATCTCAAGGACGATTTCGCATTTCAACTAAATTATCACAAACCACACGTGCCTTAAATACTAGAAAAAAAGTCTAAATGCTTTCAGCTTGACTTTTATTAAAAGAGATGTAAAAGTGAGACGTTGTTACTTAAACTTCCTTGATACGATAATTTCCTAAAACGATTAAAGGAAATCAGGTTAATTTTGTAGGATTACACGTTCAGACCTCTTGAAAGCACATCATATTTTAGCCATCAATTAAATTAAAGCCATTTTATTCAGttcactttctttttattttgccatAACAACATTCAAATACAGCATGAACCGTTCCAGTTGTCTACCCTAATTTGGTAAGAGTTGAtggttctaaaaataaatcattcaCAAGTGCATACGTCTCttccaaaaatggcaagaaaaagactattaaaatgaaaacaaatactCTTCAAATAACCTTACAATCGTTCCTTTTATGTCCAGGATTTCTGCATAACTAATTGAACGCACTTTGGGGAAGCTAACACGAAGGCAAACATCAAATACCTGCAACTCAACTCAGGTAAGGGCTATAGACGAGTTTTTGTTGATGTCATTATTCACCAGCATTCTGTCTCATTTTGCTACCAAAATGATCCATGCCGATCACAAATTGACCTTGAAAGTTAAGAGTACTTGTTAAACTTGATAATCCATTCAACTTTAAAACTTTCGGCCCTGATAATCAGCGAAATATTTGCCATGAACTGTTGAGTTCAGAGCTACTTAGACCGTGTATTATTGCAAAAGTTCCGAGGTTTATTTTTATCCAGTTCATTTCTGCACTCTTCTGCTTTATTGCATCTGCTTCGGTGCAGTTCCGCAGAACTGTGGTCATTCCGTCACCTAATTATTATAAGCATGAGTATTTCACAGCATTTCATTAGTGTCGTAAGTCTGACTTGTCATATCAAaatcttgttttaaaaattcagCGGCCTCGGCTTCCAAGCACGCGTTGTAGCCTTCGCAATGGTAAGCTCTGAACATGCGCGGAGTGAAGAATTGATTCGCCGTGCTGTGACGCGGGAAAACTCCACACAGACGCTCTGATAGGCCCGGAAAGGAACTACCGTGACAACAATCGCAGCAACAAAACGTCAGACTTCCCACTTCTTCCGCGTCCTGCTGCGGGCCTGTGCCCCACTGTCCAGCTTCAAGATCAACGTCGATGTCACGCAATGCCTCTTTCCATGTCACGCATTCTTGTTTCCTGATGCCTTTGTTAGGGTGCCTTGGAGCGAGCAGGAGGATTTCGCCTTCGCCAACTTTCCTTCCTTCTTCGAAATTAGACTTCTTGTCGTAATAGTGCACCTTACATCTGAAGGTAAATAGCAATTCGTTTTAAATGTTGGCACAAAAGCAGAAGGCGTGACAACTCATTTCATTGTGCATCTTCGCGTTAAAGCGAGCTGTAACTATTAATTAGCTTCCATTTACCTATAACTTCTGGTTTTAAAACCTTCAGGTGTGTTGACAAACTTCTCCTTTATGTCCTCCATAACATCACGACCGTCGAGTCCAATAAACGAACAATGAAGTTTCTCACGAGCCAATGAAAACGCATAAAGAAGATCTTTGCCCCAGTCGCTGTCGTCTGTTTTGAGGCCACCGTCAGCTACCACAATCTTTGGTAGGCGTTTTTTCAACAGAGGAAGGATGGCAAGATTTTCAATATGACCGCCGTCGCTAAGAAGTAAAATGGGGGGAGGAGAGGGACCGCGATTGGTAACAGAAAGCATCTGCCTCATATACCGCACCATGGGCACATGAACAACAAACcatctgtgaaagaaaggaaatagaTTTGTGAAAAAATCgggttatttttgttgttgttgatggtTTAAGCGTTTTCCATTCTGGAGATCGTAGTTTTTGTAAGCAAATAGGAGAATCACACACGGTTAAGACGCAGAACATTTCACATGTGTAGATGTGAAGATTCTTTTAAAATTACGAATATATTAACGTTCGCAAATTCGGCCGGAAGAATGCATATGCTTAATTATTGTCACTTTTGTGGCACATTTTATGgactaaaatggagaatttggcgggcaaaaatgtattttaaccCCCTGAAATAAGcaaatgaaaagtgagaatcaaaaaATAAGCAGCGGatcaaaatcaagaagccATTACAATGTTTGTTGCCTTCCAGTTACAGAGttgttaaaagaaatatttttcagactgttttgttgtaaaATTTTCAGGTTTTATTTTGTGACTGACCTCCAAAgagataataatagtaatacagtTAATGTTCTTGGAcattaatatattttgagCCCTtgctcagagctcattttaactgTCGCCTATGGGcttgagtctgagtcgggcccacaacatatttatgcccaaaaACAttaactctattgttttaatGTCAAGTATTTCGTACCAATGCACCCTAGCACGCACCAGGTGGAAGACAACATGACCTTTACATGGCTCTGAGCCTTGGAGAGCACGTGTCAGGGCACGATGTAAATatcacatggaagaaataattgGAAATCTTTTACATTTAGATAGAAATTGATGTAGATATATGATACAAACGTAGCTGTGTGGATGGATCTGTCTGATGTGATCTAGGGGCCGAGATTTCTCTCCCTCTTTGCCTGATCGGGGGCCGACTGGCATCTGAGACTTCAGCTTACAGTAAGCGATCCGCGGGCCGTAAATATCGGGGATGCTTGTGATGGTAGGCTACTCTAGCGTCATGTCTAGAGGTATTACTTACTGGTTCCtggtgtttttttgtgtttttttatgCTACTTTCCAGAGTCCCGGGTATTTCGTTTGCGCCTGCGCAATTCTCGCAAACTGAATTGCCCAACAGAATCGAGAAAATGTGTACTAAAGGGAATAAAGGAAACGACAAGATCGACTTTCATCACGGCTTTCATCATGGCGGCGGGTTGAAATACCCTGAGTACTAAGTTGAGGTAACATTGAATTCGAAAAAAACCCAAAAGCGCTCGAAGAATgaccttttttgcttttcaaatgcttttgcatttttttagaaGAATCGCAGACACGTTTCTTACTAAGCAACCTTTAAGCATTGTTAAAATAGACTAAAATATCGCAGATTTTAAATTCTGCTTTGCTTTAAACACCATGAAGTATCGCCATGAAGTAACGTTTGCTTTACTTTGGCAATTCAACTCGTTTTGGTGTAGAGACACAAGCCACGCCATACCTCGTTAGTATCTCCATGGTTCCTGGATTTTCATTCCCAGTCCTCAAGatagaaataaatattaatactCCCAGCATCATGAAGAACAACAGCACTCCGATAGCCACCCACATTTCGTCATCACTCTTCTCGCCTTTCAAGAAATACACAAGAGGAAAGGTAACCAAGGGAAGGACACGGGCAATCTCGACGACAACTGGTAGAATCtgcaaagacaaaggaaatggAATATAAAGTACAGACAATTTACTTTGTCAATCATGTGATGACAACGATGACgacgaagaaaagaaaagcctTTGACGACCCAGTTCGCAGCCTTCGCAGCcgattaaatttttttttcagatgtaACACGTGACATCCAAAAAatggctgcgaaggagactaaggCCAAGCGATCGGGATGAAAAAAGGGAGGCGGACAAAATGAGTTTTTCTTCATTATCATTTGAGGAAAACTGAGAAGATGAGATAGTCGGTCACCTCGATGCAAGAATTTGAGGAGGGTCTGGGTCGTATGAAAGGTCAGTGGAGTATTAAATTCAAGGTGGTGATACAGGGAAATATTTCTATgtcacttcttttttttctgaagatTGTCCCGAGGGAAGCCCCAATCTGCGTGTAAGAAATTTGTTTGAttataaacttgaaaaaagagaaaaatgggcGCACCGTACTTAGAGTAATTAGAATGAGAAGGAAAGAACCGCTAGATAAGGAAGATGAAATCACCGTGCCGATTGCCTTACCTCCCAATGCCAAGTCATTTTGTGTAGAGTTTCGGCATCAGAAACCAAGGAAGAACCCATTCCCAATCCTAACACAACTTGTAACTGCTTAAATCCCACCGCTGAATTTTCATAAGCTCCCATGTTGCGTGCGACTGCAGCTGCTGATGTTGCCATGGCAGCAGACAGCTCGACGTCTTTTGGTTCCAGTCTGCTCTCAAACTGAACTTGACCTTCAGGACGATCAAGGCGCTCGATAACGGCCGGTGACATGACAAGGAGTTCGTATATCTGCTTTTCGTCTTCGTCAAGGGACCATTCGTTGACGACCACGTTGGAAATGTACTGAGGTTTCATATCGGGCCCCAGATCTCCCAGAGTGAGTGGGCCTGATTCATCATTTCTCAGCCGTTCGTGATTTGTGTGTGATGCACCTTTACACGTTGTCAAGAATATATCTTCGAAGCCAATCCCTTGGCAACCCCACTTACCCACGCTCTTATGCGTGTAAAATGCCCTCTGAAGGCGCCACCTGAGGGAGAAGAAATAATACTTGACTGAGCGACTAAAAACAATGAGTGAGGGCTCTATGGGGACggggaaatcttttcatttttgaaaaaatggtgcgcaaaaaaaaaatggtgcgCACAGATTTTCTCGTTTCCCACAGGACTTACTCTCTGTCAATAAGCTTTTCAATacgcaattatttttttaacagttttcATGTTTCGGATAATTTTCGTATCTTTCAATGACAAAAGGAACCAGCCTCATCAGAGAAGTCAGTTCTGCAAGCAGGTCATTAGTTCGAATCACGTGCGgcgatttttgtttttttttgtgttgttgttgtttttatttgtttatttgtcttcgtgtttgttgttgttgtttcatcGTGCTTTCATGAAACTGCGAAATGTGCTCcccaaacaaaaatgcaaaagcgTCGATTTTTCACTTACCTGTTGAACAAGTAAACAAGCCTTTGTTGAAGAGCTCCTAAGGCAGGTACAATCCACAATACAAAACCAAACGCAAACATAAGACGAAAGAATAAGTAATCAGAATACTTCACACCAAAGATGTAATCTTTGAAGACCCTCCAGTACACGAAGTAAGAATACAAGTAAACCACCACAACAAAAGAAGACCTACGTCTGAGAACAGGAAAGAAGATCCAGACGGCTAAACTAAAAACAAGGACGAGGAGCTGTGCCCAGACTGGAGTGTCTTGGTAAAAGAACTGGATGCAGTAGGGTATAAAAGTGAAACCAAGCAACAAACCGAAGATACTCGACGTCAAATAAAGGATATAGCGGTACTTTGACAACTTCTTTGCTAATATGTAGAAAAGAACAAACATACTCGCCAAGAGGGAAAACAAGACAAGACGGTTGTAAGCTCTGGTTCCTTTTTCCACCTGGCAGCGTGGCTGCCGTATTCCCTGGGGGGCGATAAGGGTAGCATTTCCAGTGGTCTTGTTGAGAGGAAGCGATGTAGTAAGCGGTTGGGGGCAGTGAAATTGAGCTCGCAGTAAATTTCCAAAGAGTAAATCAATGGCATAAGCAACCGGAAAAACGTAAGCACCCCACAATATCAAAGGCATTAGgacacaaacgaaaaaaatcagTAACAAGATTACCAGCGTGTCAACCACCCCTTGAAGAGGTATCTGCCAGTTACACATCAACCCAGACTGTTTTCTCATATGCTCGAAGAATTCCTGGTGCCACTTGGGGTCATCAACATTGTTATTCCGGTATTTCCAGTCTACGTAAGCTGAGCCTGTGTAACCACCCCCTGATACACAGCTCAGGTAGTCGATCTTGGTGTTGCGCTGTAGGA is a window of Acropora palmata chromosome 4, jaAcrPala1.3, whole genome shotgun sequence DNA encoding:
- the LOC141878467 gene encoding uncharacterized protein LOC141878467 — its product is MTKTGLAFSGGGIRSAAFSSGVLRRLLQRNTKIDYLSCVSGGGYTGSAYVDWKYRNNNVDDPKWHQEFFEHMRKQSGLMCNWQIPLQGVVDTLVILLLIFFVCVLMPLILWGAYVFPVAYAIDLLFGNLLRAQFHCPQPLTTSLPLNKTTGNATLIAPQGIRQPRCQVEKGTRAYNRLVLFSLLASMFVLFYILAKKLSKYRYILYLTSSIFGLLLGFTFIPYCIQFFYQDTPVWAQLLVLVFSLAVWIFFPVLRRRSSFVVVVYLYSYFVYWRVFKDYIFGVKYSDYLFFRLMFAFGFVLWIVPALGALQQRLVYLFNRWRLQRAFYTHKSVGKWGCQGIGFEDIFLTTCKGASHTNHERLRNDESGPLTLGDLGPDMKPQYISNVVVNEWSLDEDEKQIYELLVMSPAVIERLDRPEGQVQFESRLEPKDVELSAAMATSAAAVARNMGAYENSAVGFKQLQVVLGLGMGSSLVSDAETLHKMTWHWEILPVVVEIARVLPLVTFPLVYFLKGEKSDDEMWVAIGVLLFFMMLGVLIFISILRTGNENPGTMEILTRWFVVHVPMVRYMRQMLSVTNRGPSPPPILLLSDGGHIENLAILPLLKKRLPKIVVADGGLKTDDSDWGKDLLYAFSLAREKLHCSFIGLDGRDVMEDIKEKFVNTPEGFKTRSYRCKVHYYDKKSNFEEGRKVGEGEILLLAPRHPNKGIRKQECVTWKEALRDIDVDLEAGQWGTGPQQDAEEVGSLTFCCCDCCHGSSFPGLSERLCGVFPRHSTANQFFTPRMFRAYHCEGYNACLEAEAAEFLKQDFDMTSQTYDTNEML